Proteins encoded by one window of Methylovirgula ligni:
- a CDS encoding APC family permease, whose amino-acid sequence MATTTTSGKLKANCLGFPELLAQNIALISPTMTAALIVPVMYSNTADWSWLSYTLGTIMLLFVAFNLNQFAKRSTSAGSMYAYICRGLGLTAGAIGGWALIWSYLGISIAGITGFTIFSGKLLSMMGINAPPLLLFVVCIVISWFCAWKNVNLSARAMLICEGISMALIIILGLIVMGHHGFVIDKAQFDTKTIPWSSLGLGVVVAVFSLVGFEAATAFGDEAKNPLKTVPSSVYWSLIISGVFFVFVTYFEIQGTRGYSTTLDKIDQPLNILAQLVHIPLLQIPLSLGAMLSFFALNLSCVSAGGRIIYALGRHGILPPATASSHGTNETPHIAVTIMALLSFTVPTIALLGKQELLDIFNDAGTCAAFGFVTVYALITVAAPVYLKKIGELKPIDMAGCAASLLLLAVPAIGSVYPVPSPPVNYFPYAFLVYLAIGAVWIIAFYRRTPTAPDAIKEDLDQAHARFKNMGDMGVVAGE is encoded by the coding sequence ATGGCAACTACCACAACCTCCGGAAAGCTGAAGGCCAATTGTTTGGGCTTCCCTGAATTGCTCGCGCAAAACATCGCGCTGATCTCGCCGACGATGACGGCGGCGCTCATCGTCCCCGTCATGTATTCGAACACGGCCGATTGGAGCTGGCTCTCCTACACGCTCGGCACGATCATGCTGCTGTTCGTGGCCTTCAATCTCAACCAGTTCGCCAAACGCTCCACCTCCGCCGGCTCTATGTACGCTTACATTTGCCGCGGCCTCGGCCTCACCGCGGGCGCGATCGGCGGCTGGGCGCTGATCTGGTCCTATCTGGGCATCTCGATAGCAGGCATCACCGGTTTTACCATCTTCTCCGGCAAACTTTTGTCGATGATGGGCATCAATGCGCCGCCTCTTCTACTCTTCGTGGTCTGCATAGTGATTTCCTGGTTCTGCGCCTGGAAGAACGTCAACCTGTCCGCCCGCGCGATGCTGATCTGCGAAGGCATTTCGATGGCGCTCATCATCATCCTCGGTTTGATCGTGATGGGCCACCACGGCTTCGTGATCGACAAAGCGCAGTTCGATACCAAGACAATACCGTGGTCGAGCCTCGGTCTCGGCGTCGTAGTCGCGGTCTTCTCGCTTGTCGGCTTCGAGGCGGCGACAGCCTTCGGCGACGAAGCGAAAAACCCACTTAAGACCGTCCCGAGCTCGGTCTATTGGAGCCTCATCATCTCCGGCGTATTCTTCGTCTTCGTCACCTATTTCGAAATACAAGGCACGCGCGGCTATTCGACGACGCTCGACAAGATCGACCAGCCGCTGAACATCCTGGCGCAGCTTGTCCACATCCCGCTGCTGCAGATTCCGCTGTCGCTTGGCGCGATGCTCAGCTTCTTCGCGCTGAACCTCTCCTGCGTCAGCGCGGGCGGCCGCATCATTTATGCGCTGGGACGTCACGGCATCCTGCCGCCGGCGACGGCTTCGTCGCATGGCACCAACGAGACACCGCACATTGCGGTCACCATCATGGCGCTGTTGTCGTTCACCGTTCCGACGATCGCATTGCTCGGCAAGCAGGAGTTGCTGGACATCTTCAACGATGCCGGCACCTGTGCGGCCTTCGGCTTCGTGACCGTCTATGCGCTGATCACGGTCGCGGCACCGGTCTATCTCAAGAAGATCGGCGAGCTTAAGCCGATCGACATGGCGGGGTGTGCCGCCTCGCTGCTGCTGCTCGCGGTTCCCGCCATCGGCAGCGTCTATCCGGTGCCGTCGCCACCGGTGAACTACTTCCCCTATGCCTTCCTCGTCTATCTCGCGATCGGCGCGGTGTGGATCATCGCCTTCTACCGCCGCACGCCGACGGCACCCGACGCGATCAAGGAAGACCTCGACCAGGCCCATGCGCGGTTCAAAAACATGGGCGACATGGGTGTGGTCGCCGGGGAATAA
- a CDS encoding ATP-binding protein codes for MTSHREAGAALGASDLEPTLKRIAEALERLAPPLPPAADFARADAFVWQAKGGLLHPVVKVNRVEMALLHGIDQVRDILVENTERFARGYAANNALLWGARGMGKSSLVKAVHADINQRLAAAPGYRPMKLIEIHREDIENLPDLMAILREQPYRFLIFCDDLSFDAEDTSYKSLKSVLEGGIEGRPGNVILYATSNRRHLLAREMIENERSTALNPGETVEEKVSLSDRFGLWLGFHKCSQDEYLAMIYGYLEHYKLDADRTKTTAEALEWATTRGARSGRTAWQFIQDLVGRAGKTTG; via the coding sequence ATGACAAGCCATCGTGAAGCCGGCGCCGCACTCGGCGCATCCGATCTTGAACCGACCCTGAAGCGCATCGCGGAGGCGCTGGAGCGTCTGGCGCCGCCCCTTCCGCCCGCAGCCGATTTCGCCCGCGCCGATGCCTTCGTCTGGCAGGCCAAGGGGGGCTTGCTGCATCCGGTCGTGAAGGTCAATCGGGTCGAGATGGCGCTGCTGCACGGCATCGATCAGGTGCGCGACATCCTCGTCGAGAACACCGAGCGCTTCGCCAGGGGCTATGCCGCCAACAACGCCCTCCTCTGGGGCGCCCGCGGCATGGGCAAATCCTCCCTCGTCAAGGCCGTCCACGCCGACATCAACCAGCGGCTGGCGGCGGCGCCGGGCTACCGGCCGATGAAGCTCATCGAAATCCATCGCGAGGATATCGAGAATCTGCCCGACCTCATGGCGATCCTGCGCGAGCAGCCCTATCGCTTCCTGATCTTCTGCGACGATCTCTCGTTCGATGCGGAGGACACGAGCTACAAATCGCTGAAGAGCGTTCTCGAAGGTGGCATCGAGGGACGCCCGGGCAATGTCATCCTCTACGCGACCTCCAATCGGCGGCACCTGCTCGCCCGCGAGATGATCGAGAACGAGCGCTCGACCGCGCTCAACCCCGGCGAGACGGTCGAGGAAAAGGTCTCGCTCTCCGACCGCTTCGGTCTCTGGCTCGGCTTCCACAAATGCAGCCAGGACGAATATCTCGCCATGATCTATGGCTATCTGGAGCATTACAAACTCGACGCCGACCGGACGAAAACGACGGCCGAGGCGCTCGAATGGGCGACGACGCGCGGCGCACGCTCCGGCCGCACCGCCTGGCAATTCATCCAGGACCTTGTCGGCCGCGCCGGCAAGACGACGGGGTGA
- the yajC gene encoding preprotein translocase subunit YajC: MLFTPAFAQVFGGAPGGASDIFGFIAPFALIVIIMYFLVIRPQQKNARTHADIIKNVRRGDTIVMNGGLIGKVARVVDDNELELEIAPNIKVRVARALISEVRSKGEPVKDSA, encoded by the coding sequence ATGTTGTTTACCCCGGCTTTCGCTCAGGTCTTTGGCGGTGCGCCCGGCGGCGCTTCGGATATATTCGGCTTTATCGCGCCTTTCGCGCTCATCGTTATCATCATGTATTTTCTGGTGATTCGACCGCAGCAGAAGAACGCGCGCACACATGCCGATATCATCAAGAATGTCCGCCGCGGCGATACGATCGTGATGAACGGCGGCCTGATCGGAAAAGTCGCGCGCGTTGTCGACGACAATGAGCTCGAGCTGGAGATCGCGCCGAATATCAAGGTGCGCGTCGCGCGCGCGCTCATTTCCGAGGTTCGCTCCAAGGGCGAGCCCGTCAAGGATTCCGCCTGA
- the secD gene encoding protein translocase subunit SecD — MLRFATWKVVSILSATVLALLVIAPSLLSPGARASLTNHLPSWFPVRTIVLGLDLQGGSHVLLEVDAASVLKTEVQNLRDDTRRLLREQKVPISGGVAMLPQGVQFHLLDPADAQKITPELAKLAQPIGGALLGGPVPPRVDVKQLDNGTIQLLVTDAAIQDKIRHAVDQSIEVLRRRVDALGTTEPNIQRQGDDRILVEVPGLQNPEKLKQILGTTAKLEFRLVAQPGEDANDYDMLDQVEEPGKLPVEKQVMVQGEDLTDAQPAFDQHTGEPVVEFRFNIRGGQRFGEVTSANVGRPFAIVLDGKVISAPRILGPITGGSGQISGRYTVESANNLAILLRAGALPAKLTIVEERTVGPGLGQDSIDAGKRAAFVGAGLVLVYMLITYGTFGIFANIALMVHIAFIFAGLILLGATLTLPGIAGIVLTIGMAVDSNVLIYERIREENHAGRSVISSLDAGFKRAFATIVDSNVTMFVAAAILYFLGTGPVRGFAVSLALGILTTIVTAVTMTRMMIALWYQHKRPTKLPI; from the coding sequence ATGCTGCGCTTTGCGACCTGGAAAGTTGTCTCGATCTTGTCGGCGACGGTGCTCGCCCTTTTGGTGATCGCGCCGAGCCTGCTGTCGCCCGGCGCGCGCGCGTCGCTCACCAATCATCTGCCGAGCTGGTTCCCGGTGCGCACTATCGTGCTCGGCCTCGATTTGCAGGGCGGCTCGCATGTTCTGCTCGAAGTCGACGCCGCGTCGGTATTGAAGACCGAGGTGCAGAACCTGCGCGACGACACGCGCCGGCTGTTGCGCGAGCAGAAGGTGCCGATCTCGGGCGGCGTCGCCATGCTCCCGCAGGGCGTGCAATTCCATCTGCTCGATCCGGCCGATGCGCAGAAGATCACGCCGGAGCTCGCCAAGCTCGCTCAGCCCATCGGCGGCGCGCTGCTCGGCGGCCCGGTGCCGCCACGTGTCGATGTCAAGCAATTGGATAATGGCACGATCCAGCTTCTGGTGACCGATGCCGCCATCCAGGACAAGATTCGCCACGCGGTCGACCAATCGATCGAAGTCCTGCGCCGCCGCGTCGACGCGCTCGGCACGACCGAGCCCAACATCCAGCGCCAGGGCGACGACCGCATTCTCGTTGAAGTGCCGGGCCTGCAGAACCCCGAAAAGCTGAAGCAGATCCTCGGGACTACGGCGAAGCTCGAATTCCGCCTCGTCGCTCAGCCGGGCGAAGACGCCAACGATTACGACATGCTCGACCAGGTCGAGGAGCCCGGCAAGCTGCCGGTCGAGAAGCAGGTGATGGTGCAGGGCGAGGATTTGACCGACGCCCAGCCAGCCTTCGATCAGCACACCGGCGAGCCTGTGGTGGAATTCCGCTTCAATATCCGCGGCGGCCAGCGTTTCGGCGAGGTGACCTCCGCCAATGTGGGCCGGCCCTTCGCCATCGTGCTCGACGGCAAGGTAATCTCGGCGCCCCGTATTTTGGGTCCGATTACCGGCGGCTCCGGTCAGATCTCCGGCCGCTACACCGTCGAATCGGCCAACAATCTCGCCATCCTGCTGCGGGCCGGCGCGCTGCCGGCCAAGCTCACGATCGTTGAGGAGCGCACGGTCGGCCCGGGCCTTGGCCAGGATTCGATTGATGCCGGCAAGCGTGCCGCCTTCGTCGGCGCCGGGCTGGTGCTTGTCTATATGCTCATCACCTACGGCACGTTTGGCATTTTCGCCAATATCGCGCTGATGGTGCATATCGCCTTCATCTTCGCGGGCCTGATCCTGCTCGGCGCGACGCTGACGCTGCCCGGCATCGCCGGCATCGTGCTGACGATCGGTATGGCGGTGGACTCGAACGTGCTGATCTATGAGCGTATCCGCGAGGAGAATCACGCCGGCCGTTCGGTCATCTCTTCGCTGGATGCGGGCTTCAAGCGCGCCTTCGCTACCATCGTCGACTCGAACGTCACCATGTTCGTTGCCGCGGCGATCCTCTATTTCCTCGGCACGGGTCCGGTGCGCGGCTTTGCGGTCTCGCTCGCGCTCGGCATTCTCACCACCATCGTGACGGCGGTGACGATGACGCGCATGATGATCGCGCTGTGGTATCAACATAAGCGGCCAACGAAGCTGCCGATCTAG
- the secF gene encoding protein translocase subunit SecF: MKLLRLAPENTKFPFMRFRRVSYPFSAALSIISVVLFLTLGMNFGIDFSGGTLMELRAKSGTADISAIRSEMRKLTSGDIEVQGFGSPSDALLRFGVPKEGAVAQEQTVAAVKDALGSQYDFRRVEVVGPRVSGELVQSGTLGVVISIIAVLCYLWFRFEWQFAVGAIIATMHDLLLTVGFFSITRLEFNTTSIAAILTIVGYSLNETVVVLDRIREMLKKYRKMPTDQLIDVSVNAVLPRTIMTATTVFLALLSLVIFGGEVIRSFSLAMIWGICVATYSSVFICSPMLIYLGLRNTSAESAPAPEAKDAKAKKTGAVKTA, translated from the coding sequence ATGAAGCTTCTGCGCCTCGCCCCGGAGAATACCAAATTCCCGTTCATGCGGTTCCGCCGCGTGAGCTATCCGTTCTCTGCGGCTCTCTCGATCATCTCGGTCGTGCTGTTCCTTACGCTCGGCATGAATTTCGGCATCGACTTTTCCGGCGGCACCTTGATGGAGCTGCGGGCCAAGTCCGGGACCGCCGATATCAGCGCCATCCGCAGCGAAATGCGCAAGCTTACGAGTGGCGATATCGAGGTGCAGGGCTTCGGCAGCCCATCCGACGCGCTGCTGCGCTTCGGTGTGCCCAAGGAGGGCGCGGTCGCGCAGGAACAGACCGTCGCCGCGGTCAAGGACGCGCTTGGCAGCCAATATGATTTCCGCCGCGTCGAGGTCGTCGGCCCGCGCGTCTCCGGCGAGCTGGTTCAGTCCGGCACGCTCGGTGTCGTCATCTCGATCATCGCGGTGCTCTGCTATCTCTGGTTCCGCTTCGAGTGGCAGTTCGCGGTTGGCGCCATTATCGCCACCATGCACGATCTCTTGCTGACGGTCGGGTTCTTCTCGATCACGCGGCTCGAATTCAACACGACGTCGATCGCGGCGATCCTGACCATCGTCGGCTATTCGTTGAACGAAACCGTCGTCGTGCTCGACCGTATCCGCGAGATGCTGAAGAAATACCGCAAGATGCCGACGGATCAGTTGATCGACGTTTCGGTCAACGCGGTCCTGCCGCGCACGATCATGACGGCGACGACCGTTTTCCTGGCGCTGCTGTCGCTCGTCATCTTCGGCGGCGAGGTCATCCGCTCGTTCTCGCTGGCGATGATCTGGGGCATTTGCGTCGCGACCTATTCCTCGGTCTTCATCTGCTCGCCAATGCTGATCTATCTCGGCCTGCGCAACACCAGCGCCGAGTCCGCCCCGGCGCCCGAGGCGAAGGATGCGAAGGCCAAAAAAACGGGCGCGGTGAAGACGGCGTAG
- a CDS encoding Mth938-like domain-containing protein, producing the protein MSGQKYSGFLPGKHVIEGYGGYGFRFGGMSHRGSILALPSGIYAWDVTGPEELSAVALAQVFAEPRGAVEHLLIGTGEELRPLARDLREALHKAGIRAEPMASAAAARTYSVLLGENRRVAAALIAVA; encoded by the coding sequence ATGTCCGGCCAAAAATATTCCGGCTTTCTTCCCGGCAAACATGTCATCGAGGGCTATGGCGGTTACGGCTTCCGCTTCGGCGGCATGTCGCATCGTGGTTCGATTCTCGCGCTGCCCTCCGGCATCTACGCCTGGGACGTGACAGGGCCGGAAGAATTGTCCGCCGTCGCGCTTGCGCAGGTCTTTGCCGAGCCGCGGGGCGCCGTTGAACACCTGCTGATCGGCACCGGCGAAGAGCTGCGCCCGCTTGCCAGAGATCTGCGTGAGGCGCTGCATAAAGCCGGCATCCGCGCCGAGCCGATGGCGAGCGCCGCCGCCGCGCGCACCTATTCGGTCTTGCTCGGCGAAAACCGCCGGGTCGCGGCGGCGCTCATCGCCGTGGCGTGA
- a CDS encoding phytoene/squalene synthase family protein, with the protein MDHAADYAFCDQLLRREDKDRWLACLFLPAALRPHVVALYAFSHEIASVRQRVSESLLGEIRFQYWRDILTGERGADEAPIASALLDTVERFGLPGQKLISLIDARLFDLYDEPMPSVAALEAYAKATAGSLFQLAATILDPQAEAAGAAAHAGLAYAITGLLRGLPWQVAAGQTYVPRELYPASDLRADGPALDAALTRLRALARQNLAALAAEPVTCAGQAAPAFLPAALCELYLRQMEKPGYDPLTTLVEVPQWRRQWRLWRAAGRIG; encoded by the coding sequence ATGGACCACGCGGCCGATTATGCCTTTTGCGACCAGCTTCTGCGCCGTGAGGACAAGGATCGCTGGCTTGCCTGCCTGTTTCTGCCGGCGGCTCTGCGCCCGCATGTCGTCGCTCTCTATGCCTTCAGCCACGAGATCGCCAGCGTCCGCCAGCGCGTATCTGAGTCGCTGCTGGGTGAAATCCGTTTTCAATATTGGCGCGATATTTTGACGGGCGAGCGCGGCGCGGACGAGGCGCCCATCGCGTCCGCGCTTCTCGATACGGTCGAACGCTTCGGCCTGCCGGGCCAAAAACTCATCAGTCTGATCGACGCCCGGCTCTTCGATCTCTACGACGAACCTATGCCGAGCGTCGCGGCGCTCGAAGCCTATGCGAAAGCGACAGCGGGCAGCCTGTTCCAGCTCGCGGCTACGATCCTCGATCCACAAGCTGAGGCGGCCGGGGCGGCGGCGCATGCGGGGTTGGCCTATGCCATCACCGGGCTGCTGCGCGGTCTGCCCTGGCAGGTCGCGGCCGGGCAAACCTATGTGCCGCGCGAGCTTTACCCCGCGTCTGACCTGCGCGCCGACGGGCCGGCGCTCGACGCGGCCTTGACTAGGCTGCGGGCGCTCGCCCGGCAGAATCTGGCGGCGCTTGCCGCCGAGCCCGTCACCTGCGCGGGGCAGGCTGCGCCGGCCTTTCTGCCCGCCGCGCTCTGCGAGCTTTATCTGCGGCAGATGGAAAAGCCGGGCTACGATCCACTCACGACGCTGGTCGAGGTGCCGCAATGGCGGCGGCAATGGCGGCTCTGGCGCGCCGCGGGACGGATTGGCTGA
- the ileS gene encoding isoleucine--tRNA ligase has translation MNEQTRAAKKAEGPDYSKSLYLPQTDFPMRAGLPQKEPELLARWREIGLYQRQREAGQGRAKFVLHDGPPYANGNIHIGHALNKILKDLVTRSQQMAGKDSNYVPGWDCHGLPIEWKIEEEYRAKGKNKDEVPIIEFRRQCRAFAAHWVDVQREEFKRLGVIGDWDHPYETMTFPAEAQIAREIMKFAANGALYRGSKPVMWSVVEKTALAEAEVEYEDHVSDTVWVAFPVKSVGNVRVVGEGLSVGQKRALLEETKIVIWTTTPWTLPANRAISYSNKIAYSLYRVTAAPENNWAKVGATFILADALVDSVFKAAKVEAYEKVAPVYAEDLQTLTAAHPLARTLLGYDFDVPLFDGEHVTEDTGTGFVHTAPGHGRDDFDIWMAHGRELAARGIDTRIPYTVDADGFLTKEAPGFTGKRVLDDKGNKGDANEGVIKALIDAGALIARGRLKHQYPHSWRSKKPLIFRNTPQWFIALDKPIASLTESAGARGSNGGPTLREIALDEIARTQWFPAQGENRITSMVAGRPDWVVSRQRAWGVPIAIFVRKGTSDILVDAKVNARIAEAFEQEGADAWFAPDVAARFLAPDYKPEDFDKIDDVLDVWFDSGSTHAFTLEDATDFPGLSGIRRIRDGGRDAVMYLEGSDQHRGWFQSSLLESSGTRGRAPFDIVLTHGFTLDENGRKMSKSLGNVVAPQTVIAQSGADILRFWVAASDYSDDLRIGPEILKTFVETYRKLRNTIRWMLGSLGHYDAGAEKIGFAEFPELERLMLHRLAELDADIREAYTRFDYKRVVARLTAFLNTDLSAFYFDIRKDTLYCDPPSSRKRRAALETIEQIFRAVTLWLAPILAFTSEEAWLSRYPGAVSVHLEGFPQIPADWRDEALAEKWEKVRRARSVVTGALEIERGQKRIGSSLEAAPLVYVADADLRGALDGVDFAEVCITSDITVEAGEGPADAFRLADVSGVAVVPARAEGRKCARSWKISPLVGSDVEFPDVTPRDAQALRELAALGRWP, from the coding sequence ATGAATGAACAGACGCGGGCGGCCAAGAAGGCCGAAGGCCCGGATTATTCGAAAAGCCTCTATCTGCCGCAGACGGATTTTCCGATGCGCGCAGGGCTGCCGCAGAAGGAGCCGGAATTGCTCGCCCGCTGGCGCGAGATCGGGCTTTATCAGCGCCAGCGCGAAGCCGGGCAGGGACGGGCGAAATTCGTCCTCCACGATGGGCCCCCTTATGCCAACGGCAACATCCATATCGGCCATGCGCTCAACAAAATCCTGAAGGACCTCGTCACCCGCTCGCAGCAGATGGCAGGCAAGGACTCGAACTATGTGCCGGGCTGGGATTGTCACGGCTTGCCGATCGAATGGAAGATCGAGGAAGAATATCGCGCCAAGGGCAAGAACAAGGACGAAGTGCCGATCATCGAATTCCGCCGCCAGTGCCGCGCCTTTGCCGCGCATTGGGTCGATGTGCAGCGGGAGGAGTTCAAGCGCCTCGGCGTCATCGGCGATTGGGATCATCCCTATGAGACGATGACCTTTCCGGCCGAAGCGCAGATCGCCCGCGAGATTATGAAATTCGCCGCGAACGGCGCGCTCTATCGCGGCTCCAAGCCGGTGATGTGGAGCGTCGTCGAGAAGACCGCGCTGGCCGAAGCGGAAGTCGAATACGAGGACCATGTCAGCGATACGGTGTGGGTGGCGTTTCCGGTCAAGTCGGTCGGCAATGTGCGTGTCGTGGGCGAGGGCCTTAGCGTTGGGCAAAAGCGCGCGCTGCTCGAAGAGACGAAGATCGTTATCTGGACGACAACGCCCTGGACCCTCCCGGCTAATCGCGCCATCAGTTATTCGAACAAGATCGCTTACAGCCTTTATCGCGTCACCGCCGCGCCCGAGAACAATTGGGCCAAGGTCGGTGCGACATTCATCCTCGCGGACGCGCTTGTCGACAGCGTTTTCAAGGCTGCCAAGGTCGAGGCTTATGAGAAGGTCGCGCCCGTCTATGCCGAGGATTTGCAAACCTTGACGGCAGCGCATCCGCTGGCGCGCACGCTTCTCGGCTACGACTTCGATGTGCCGCTATTCGACGGCGAGCATGTGACGGAGGATACCGGTACGGGCTTCGTCCATACCGCACCGGGCCACGGCCGCGACGACTTCGACATCTGGATGGCGCATGGTCGTGAGCTAGCCGCGCGTGGCATCGATACCCGCATCCCTTACACGGTCGATGCGGACGGCTTTCTCACCAAGGAAGCGCCGGGCTTCACTGGGAAGCGCGTGCTCGACGACAAGGGCAACAAGGGCGATGCCAATGAGGGGGTCATCAAGGCGCTCATCGACGCTGGCGCGCTCATCGCGCGCGGGCGCCTCAAGCACCAATATCCGCATAGCTGGCGCTCGAAGAAGCCGCTGATCTTCCGCAACACGCCGCAATGGTTCATCGCGCTGGACAAACCGATCGCGTCTCTCACCGAGAGTGCAGGTGCGCGGGGCAGCAATGGCGGCCCCACCCTCCGCGAAATCGCCCTCGACGAAATCGCCCGCACGCAATGGTTTCCGGCGCAGGGCGAGAATCGCATCACCAGCATGGTGGCGGGGCGCCCGGATTGGGTCGTCTCGCGTCAGCGCGCCTGGGGCGTACCCATCGCGATCTTCGTCCGCAAGGGCACAAGCGACATTCTCGTCGATGCGAAGGTGAATGCGCGCATTGCCGAAGCCTTCGAGCAAGAGGGCGCGGATGCGTGGTTTGCGCCGGATGTCGCCGCCCGCTTCCTCGCGCCGGATTACAAGCCGGAGGATTTCGACAAGATCGACGACGTGCTCGATGTCTGGTTCGATTCCGGCTCGACTCACGCCTTCACGCTGGAAGACGCGACGGATTTTCCCGGCCTTTCCGGCATTAGGCGCATTCGCGACGGCGGCCGCGACGCGGTGATGTATCTTGAAGGCTCCGACCAGCATCGCGGCTGGTTCCAGTCATCGCTGCTGGAAAGCAGCGGCACGCGCGGGCGCGCGCCCTTCGACATCGTGTTGACGCATGGCTTCACGCTCGATGAGAACGGCCGCAAAATGTCGAAGTCGCTCGGCAATGTCGTGGCGCCGCAGACGGTCATCGCGCAATCGGGCGCCGATATTCTGCGTTTCTGGGTCGCGGCGTCGGATTATTCCGACGATCTGCGCATCGGCCCGGAGATTCTCAAAACCTTCGTCGAGACCTATCGCAAGCTGCGCAACACGATCCGCTGGATGCTCGGCTCGCTGGGGCACTACGACGCGGGCGCGGAGAAGATTGGCTTCGCCGAATTTCCCGAGCTTGAACGACTGATGCTGCATCGTCTCGCGGAGCTTGATGCGGATATTCGCGAGGCCTATACGCGCTTCGATTACAAGCGCGTCGTCGCGCGTCTCACGGCCTTTCTCAACACCGATCTTTCGGCCTTCTATTTCGACATCCGCAAGGACACGCTCTATTGCGATCCGCCGTCGAGCCGCAAGCGCCGCGCGGCGCTCGAAACCATCGAGCAGATTTTCCGCGCCGTGACTCTCTGGCTCGCGCCGATCCTCGCCTTCACCAGCGAGGAAGCGTGGTTGTCGCGGTATCCGGGCGCGGTCTCGGTGCATCTCGAAGGCTTTCCGCAGATCCCCGCGGATTGGCGCGATGAAGCGCTCGCGGAAAAATGGGAGAAGGTGCGCCGCGCGCGCTCCGTGGTCACAGGTGCGCTTGAGATCGAGCGCGGCCAGAAGCGTATCGGCTCCTCGCTCGAAGCCGCGCCGCTCGTTTATGTCGCGGACGCGGATTTGCGCGGCGCGCTGGATGGAGTCGATTTCGCCGAGGTCTGCATCACCTCCGACATCACGGTCGAGGCGGGGGAGGGGCCTGCCGACGCCTTCCGCCTCGCCGACGTTTCGGGCGTCGCCGTGGTCCCGGCACGGGCCGAGGGGCGCAAATGCGCGCGCTCCTGGAAAATCTCGCCGCTTGTCGGCAGCGATGTGGAATTTCCGGACGTGACACCGCGCGATGCGCAGGCCCTGCGCGAATTGGCGGCTTTGGGGCGTTGGCCATGA
- the lspA gene encoding signal peptidase II, whose amino-acid sequence MSAQAERSVPARKAQNFSGRARIVGLLAALATLALDQVNKLWLIFDYGIAARQPVRLTPFFDVVFLKNTGISYSLFTAQSNFGRWALLLIAAVATACLMLWLWRTRLMLTGFALGLIIGGALGNAADRLAYGYVADFYHFHVGGFSWYVFNLADVAICIGVGLLLIEGLGEKPRRTADGAE is encoded by the coding sequence ATGAGCGCCCAGGCGGAGCGCTCCGTGCCCGCGCGCAAGGCGCAGAATTTTTCGGGCCGCGCGCGGATCGTCGGCCTGCTGGCCGCGCTCGCCACGCTCGCGCTCGACCAAGTCAACAAGCTCTGGCTGATCTTCGACTACGGCATCGCGGCGCGACAGCCGGTCCGGTTGACGCCGTTTTTCGATGTGGTGTTCCTGAAAAATACGGGGATTTCCTATTCGCTGTTCACCGCGCAGTCGAATTTCGGCCGTTGGGCTCTGTTGCTGATCGCGGCGGTGGCGACCGCCTGTCTGATGCTTTGGCTTTGGCGCACGCGGCTCATGCTGACCGGTTTTGCCCTCGGGCTCATCATCGGCGGCGCGCTCGGCAATGCCGCCGACCGGCTCGCCTACGGCTATGTGGCTGATTTTTATCACTTTCACGTCGGCGGCTTTTCCTGGTACGTGTTCAACCTGGCCGATGTCGCGATCTGCATTGGGGTAGGGCTGCTGCTTATCGAAGGGTTGGGTGAAAAGCCGCGCCGCACAGCCGATGGGGCAGAATGA